The Lactobacillus sp. CBA3605 genome contains a region encoding:
- the comGC gene encoding competence type IV pilus major pilin ComGC — protein sequence MKTVKQFWHKVSAPRRGFTLIEMVIVLSIIALLMLIVVPNLNAQRKTAGNRQNKALTEVVQNQAEMYANDMNKDITTVNIQDLQTAKYLNSQQAKQALDQKIDPVRPENKNAKTT from the coding sequence ATGAAAACTGTCAAGCAATTCTGGCATAAAGTCAGCGCACCACGCCGAGGGTTCACGTTAATCGAAATGGTGATTGTTTTGTCGATTATTGCCTTGTTAATGCTAATCGTAGTCCCAAATTTAAATGCCCAACGCAAGACGGCGGGGAATCGTCAAAATAAAGCGTTGACTGAAGTCGTACAAAATCAAGCTGAAATGTATGCTAATGATATGAATAAAGATATTACGACAGTCAACATTCAAGATCTTCAGACCGCTAAATATTTGAATTCACAACAGGCCAAGCAAGCGTTAGACCAAAAAATTGATCCAGTCCGGCCAGAAAATAAAAATGCGAAAACCACTTAA
- a CDS encoding type II secretion system F family protein, with protein sequence MKNNKPLAGLVRHWPNDSRPNKRLSIRVQAILFETLADLISNGFSLRDAMRFIVDIHGQKFKRLTPVIARLQAGDNLAAALQAYIGIDLYYQLLIAEQHGDLTPTLVQAGHLMRTKALQQQQIKRLLQYPLVLLLLLVGTLVMVKTTILPNFSQVATAPAQARTWQLLLGSFGTLGLLSLSIVGAHLKHLPVRERFRWLAPWPLIGPLVKTYCGYYLTLNAGMLLSGGLGLRAICEVSAHFKAQSLLQQQGTFVEQALLAGQALPAIIKADRLLPNELALLVSKESPTEQLSQELLYFATVQYDRLIRDLNRLISWIQPLMFMVIAVVIVGTYLNLLLPMYNSMGDILK encoded by the coding sequence TTGAAGAACAACAAGCCATTGGCCGGATTAGTGCGACACTGGCCCAACGACTCCAGGCCGAATAAACGGTTGAGCATCCGGGTACAAGCTATTTTATTTGAAACCTTAGCTGATTTGATTAGTAATGGGTTTTCATTACGTGATGCCATGCGGTTCATTGTTGATATTCATGGGCAAAAGTTTAAACGTCTTACCCCGGTTATTGCACGACTGCAGGCGGGGGATAACTTAGCAGCTGCCTTGCAAGCTTATATTGGCATTGACTTATATTATCAATTGTTGATTGCCGAACAACATGGTGATTTAACGCCAACTTTAGTGCAAGCCGGCCATTTAATGCGGACCAAAGCACTTCAACAGCAGCAAATCAAACGCTTGTTACAATATCCACTGGTTTTATTGTTACTACTTGTGGGAACTTTAGTGATGGTGAAGACGACCATTTTACCGAATTTTAGTCAGGTTGCTACGGCGCCGGCCCAAGCACGGACTTGGCAATTATTACTGGGAAGCTTCGGTACGCTAGGCTTATTGAGTTTAAGCATTGTTGGCGCACACCTAAAGCACCTGCCAGTCCGTGAACGTTTTCGCTGGTTAGCACCATGGCCGTTAATTGGGCCATTGGTGAAAACATATTGTGGATATTATTTGACCTTAAATGCTGGCATGCTGTTATCAGGTGGACTGGGGTTACGAGCAATCTGTGAGGTCAGCGCACACTTTAAAGCCCAATCTTTATTACAGCAACAGGGCACTTTTGTTGAACAGGCTTTATTAGCCGGGCAAGCACTGCCAGCAATTATTAAGGCTGATCGGTTATTACCGAATGAGTTAGCGTTATTAGTTAGTAAAGAAAGTCCAACTGAACAACTGAGCCAAGAATTACTCTATTTCGCCACTGTCCAATATGACCGCTTGATTCGCGACTTAAATCGGCTAATTAGCTGGATTCAACCGCTGATGTTTATGGTGATAGCGGTGGTGATTGTCGGAACTTACTTGAACTTGTTATTACCAATGTATAATTCAATGGGGGATATTTTAAAATGA
- the comGA gene encoding competence type IV pilus ATPase ComGA, whose protein sequence is MSVETQLMTIIQAAVAQQASDIYWLPATTEYQVLLQAAGQLQPLMTLDLATAQQVINHIKYQSNMAISDHRRPQLGAMTYTLAATVLNLRISTVGDFLGRESLVIRLLYQASETPLQYLIPSQRNQLQQLMQRTGLVLFSGPMGSGKTSTMYDLVRQVERPQVVMTIEDPVEIYEPKFLQLQVNDAAQMTYADLLKVGLRHHPEVFIIGEIRDEKTAQVAIQAALSGHLVLSTIHARGVFGIGPRLQQLGIAPATLQQALVAATYQRLVATTDGSQAALFDIVTTPAQVTAQSTTMMTARWGQLIEEQQAIGRISATLAQRLQAE, encoded by the coding sequence ATGTCCGTTGAAACACAATTAATGACGATTATTCAGGCAGCCGTTGCGCAACAAGCTAGTGATATTTATTGGCTACCAGCGACGACTGAGTATCAAGTTTTGCTGCAAGCAGCGGGACAATTACAACCATTAATGACATTAGATTTAGCAACTGCTCAACAAGTCATTAATCATATTAAGTACCAAAGTAATATGGCCATTAGCGATCATCGGCGGCCACAATTAGGGGCGATGACGTATACACTAGCGGCGACCGTTTTGAACTTGCGGATTTCTACTGTGGGGGATTTCTTGGGGCGGGAGTCATTAGTGATTCGATTGCTTTATCAGGCCAGTGAGACGCCTTTACAGTATTTGATTCCGAGTCAACGCAACCAATTACAGCAGTTGATGCAACGTACTGGGTTAGTGCTGTTTTCAGGACCAATGGGGTCAGGCAAAACGTCAACTATGTATGATTTAGTTCGCCAAGTTGAACGACCTCAGGTAGTCATGACGATTGAAGATCCAGTTGAAATATATGAACCTAAATTTTTACAGCTACAAGTTAATGACGCAGCCCAGATGACCTATGCTGATTTATTAAAGGTGGGGTTGCGACACCATCCGGAAGTTTTTATTATTGGTGAAATCCGGGACGAAAAGACGGCCCAGGTGGCTATTCAAGCAGCCTTAAGTGGGCATTTGGTGTTGAGTACGATTCATGCCCGGGGCGTGTTTGGGATTGGTCCCCGGTTGCAACAGTTAGGGATTGCACCGGCGACTTTGCAACAAGCCTTAGTGGCGGCGACTTATCAACGGTTAGTCGCCACGACCGATGGCTCACAGGCTGCGTTATTTGATATTGTGACGACACCGGCGCAGGTCACTGCACAATCAACGACGATGATGACGGCAAGATGGGGGCAATTAATTGAAGAACAACAAGCCATTGGCCGGATTAGTGCGACACTGGCCCAACGACTCCAGGCCGAATAA
- the rbsK gene encoding ribokinase, whose product MNKVTVLGSLNVDTILQVKRFPKPGETLPLTGKSIAGGGKGANQAIAAARAGAQTTFIGKVGQDAEGQFMVKQLTASGVVTDYVQHSTAASTGSAFILLDNSSENRILIDGGTNQQVTPADVDLAQPVIAASDFLIAQFETPQVATQHGFELAQAANRRTILNPAPATNTVPAQLLAVTDLIVPNETETETLTGVHITDEHSMIKAAEKFQAMGVSTVIITVGSQGAFWMREHDHGFVPAYKVAAIDTTAAGDTFIGALSSVLQADFSNLNAAVRFANRASSLAVQKLGAQPSIPTVAEISAAERA is encoded by the coding sequence ATGAATAAAGTAACCGTATTAGGTAGTTTGAATGTCGATACTATTCTTCAGGTGAAACGCTTTCCTAAGCCTGGTGAGACGTTGCCGCTGACTGGTAAAAGTATTGCTGGCGGTGGTAAAGGGGCTAATCAAGCCATTGCCGCGGCGCGGGCCGGTGCTCAAACTACATTTATTGGTAAGGTCGGCCAAGATGCTGAAGGGCAATTTATGGTCAAACAATTAACGGCTAGTGGTGTGGTGACCGATTATGTGCAACATAGTACGGCTGCTAGCACTGGTTCGGCCTTTATCTTGTTGGATAATAGCAGCGAAAATCGAATTCTAATTGATGGTGGGACAAATCAACAAGTGACCCCGGCGGATGTGGATTTAGCGCAGCCGGTGATTGCCGCCAGTGATTTTTTGATTGCGCAATTTGAAACGCCACAAGTAGCGACGCAACATGGCTTTGAATTAGCACAAGCCGCTAATCGGCGAACTATCTTGAATCCTGCACCGGCGACAAACACAGTGCCCGCACAACTATTAGCCGTGACTGATTTGATTGTCCCAAATGAAACGGAAACAGAAACCTTGACTGGGGTGCACATCACGGATGAACACTCTATGATTAAAGCTGCAGAAAAGTTCCAAGCGATGGGGGTTAGCACCGTCATCATCACTGTTGGTAGTCAGGGGGCTTTTTGGATGCGAGAGCACGACCATGGATTTGTCCCTGCTTATAAAGTGGCTGCGATTGATACCACCGCTGCGGGGGATACCTTTATTGGTGCCTTGAGTTCCGTATTGCAAGCTGATTTCAGTAATTTAAATGCGGCGGTACGCTTTGCCAACCGGGCTTCTTCATTGGCTGTACAAAAGTTGGGTGCGCAACCGTCAATTCCAACGGTTGCTGAAATTTCTGCTGCTGAACGCGCTTAG
- a CDS encoding YebC/PmpR family DNA-binding transcriptional regulator gives MSGHSKWHNIQGRKNAQDSKRGKIFQKISRELYMAVKAGGPDPDSNSQLRLIMDKAKAANMPKDNIKRAVDKGSGSGAANYEEVTYEGYGPGGIAVLVHALTDNKNRTAAAVRSAFTHHGGALAASGAVSYMFDRKGYIVIVREDLDTDEDTMLMDVLDAGGDDLQSSDEAFEIYTDPKQLAEVRDALEAKGYKLENAELTMIPETLTDVPTDKVEKLQHMIDELEDNDDVSEVYEAANFPD, from the coding sequence ATGTCAGGACATTCAAAATGGCATAACATTCAAGGACGTAAAAACGCCCAAGATTCTAAACGTGGGAAGATTTTCCAAAAAATCTCTCGCGAACTTTACATGGCTGTTAAAGCCGGAGGTCCTGATCCAGATTCTAACTCGCAATTGCGGTTGATTATGGATAAGGCTAAAGCTGCCAACATGCCTAAAGATAACATCAAACGGGCAGTGGATAAAGGTAGTGGCTCCGGTGCGGCGAACTACGAAGAAGTTACCTACGAAGGCTATGGCCCTGGTGGTATCGCTGTTCTGGTTCACGCATTGACGGATAACAAAAACCGGACGGCCGCAGCGGTTCGTTCAGCTTTCACCCATCATGGTGGTGCTTTAGCGGCCTCTGGTGCAGTGAGCTACATGTTTGATCGTAAAGGTTACATCGTGATTGTGCGTGAAGATTTAGACACGGACGAAGACACGATGTTGATGGATGTTTTAGATGCTGGTGGCGATGATTTACAATCCAGTGATGAAGCCTTCGAAATCTATACGGATCCAAAGCAATTGGCTGAAGTTCGGGATGCCTTGGAAGCTAAGGGGTATAAGCTTGAAAATGCGGAATTAACCATGATTCCTGAAACCTTGACGGATGTCCCAACGGATAAAGTTGAAAAGTTACAACACATGATTGATGAACTTGAAGATAATGACGATGTTTCAGAAGTTTATGAAGCCGCTAATTTCCCAGATTAA
- a CDS encoding DsrE family protein yields the protein MAKVVVHLDEVAKVAMAMSNIENLLAADATSEIVLVVNGPAVTTLTSASWQPFIQAQPQVEIDACQNALNSHHVATSELVTGVTVVPAGVVRIVELEGHGFAYLRP from the coding sequence ATGGCAAAAGTTGTGGTGCATTTAGATGAAGTGGCAAAAGTTGCAATGGCGATGAGTAATATTGAAAATTTGCTGGCGGCGGATGCGACTAGTGAAATTGTGCTAGTGGTGAACGGACCGGCTGTGACCACTTTAACGTCAGCTTCGTGGCAACCATTTATTCAAGCACAGCCCCAAGTTGAGATTGATGCCTGTCAAAATGCATTGAATAGTCATCACGTTGCCACTAGTGAGTTAGTGACCGGGGTGACGGTCGTGCCAGCCGGGGTTGTCCGGATTGTTGAATTAGAGGGTCATGGCTTTGCCTACTTACGACCTTAA
- a CDS encoding TIM barrel protein encodes MATLKLPKRPGIVQLGLKASTEPDQLMNRLQYRPTTFEFFTSAADFEPAAFQRLKQAITFVKEQVTADVIVHHPMSYQGVHLDQLLDPNREAKAYQFLQQSTTQLIEVAIELDVRLLVHGGYGGPESEALVAEYASLADARTTVFERLDRLVRQGQGHVMIENGITPSFMYGDPQLDELIIQHHLPLVCDLSHVFIGLHGDMALTMLSLKRLRPLIQHYHLVDSLGQQHDSLPLGAGLIDWQRVLPVLNATASMIYEVPDETDATCANMLASYHYLRNLEVKGLESRR; translated from the coding sequence ATGGCAACATTGAAGTTACCGAAACGACCGGGAATTGTCCAATTAGGCTTAAAGGCGTCTACCGAGCCAGACCAATTGATGAATCGGTTGCAATACCGACCGACGACCTTTGAATTTTTTACGAGTGCAGCCGATTTTGAACCCGCGGCCTTTCAGCGGTTAAAACAAGCGATTACTTTTGTTAAGGAACAGGTTACAGCGGATGTAATCGTCCATCATCCGATGAGTTATCAGGGTGTTCATTTAGACCAACTATTAGACCCTAACCGTGAAGCTAAGGCATATCAATTTTTACAGCAATCAACGACTCAATTAATAGAAGTAGCCATTGAACTGGATGTTCGATTGTTGGTTCATGGTGGCTATGGTGGTCCTGAAAGTGAAGCATTGGTTGCAGAATACGCCTCGCTGGCTGATGCTCGAACTACTGTTTTTGAACGCTTAGATAGGTTAGTACGGCAAGGTCAAGGGCACGTGATGATTGAGAATGGCATCACGCCAAGTTTTATGTATGGTGATCCGCAGTTGGATGAACTTATTATTCAACATCACTTACCGTTAGTTTGTGATTTGAGCCATGTTTTTATTGGGTTGCACGGAGATATGGCATTGACCATGCTGAGCTTAAAACGGCTCCGACCATTAATTCAACATTATCATTTGGTGGACTCATTGGGCCAACAACATGATAGTTTACCTTTAGGTGCCGGGCTGATTGATTGGCAACGCGTCTTGCCAGTACTAAACGCAACGGCCAGCATGATTTATGAGGTGCCCGATGAAACGGATGCAACTTGTGCGAACATGTTGGCGAGCTATCACTATTTAAGAAATCTTGAAGTTAAAGGATTAGAAAGTCGACGGTGA
- the ccpA gene encoding catabolite control protein A yields MEKQTVTIYDVAREAAVSMATVSRVVNGNPNVKPATRKKVLAVIERLDYRPNAVARGLASKRSTTVGVIIPDVTNIYFASLARGIDDIAMMYKYNIILTNSDDAGEQEVNVLNTLMAKQVDGIIFMGNHIDDKLRAEFKRAKAPVVLAGTVDPEGDTPSVNIDYVTAVEEAVTNLIKRGHEKIAIALGPLSQSINAEYRLAGYKQALSKANVAFDDSLVYEAGYSYDAGKKLQPVIADSGATAVFVGDDEMAAGIINASMASGVDVPGDLEVITSNDTIITQITRPSITSITQPLYDIGAVAMRMLTKLMNDKPLEEKTITLPYGIVRRDSTKSAE; encoded by the coding sequence ATGGAAAAACAAACAGTAACGATTTATGATGTGGCACGCGAAGCGGCGGTTTCAATGGCGACAGTTTCCCGGGTCGTTAATGGGAACCCAAATGTTAAACCAGCTACCCGTAAGAAGGTTTTGGCGGTTATCGAACGGCTTGATTACCGACCAAATGCGGTTGCACGTGGATTAGCTAGCAAACGTTCAACGACGGTCGGGGTCATTATTCCCGACGTCACTAATATTTATTTTGCGTCACTTGCTCGGGGGATTGATGATATTGCGATGATGTACAAATACAATATTATTTTAACGAACTCCGATGATGCCGGTGAACAAGAAGTTAACGTGTTAAATACGTTGATGGCTAAGCAAGTTGATGGGATTATCTTTATGGGGAACCATATTGATGATAAGTTACGTGCTGAATTCAAACGGGCTAAAGCACCAGTTGTTTTGGCCGGGACGGTTGATCCTGAAGGGGATACGCCTAGTGTCAATATCGATTATGTGACAGCAGTTGAAGAAGCGGTGACTAATTTAATTAAGCGTGGTCATGAAAAGATTGCGATTGCCTTAGGACCCTTGTCACAATCAATTAATGCAGAATACCGCTTAGCTGGTTACAAGCAAGCTTTGAGCAAAGCGAATGTGGCATTTGACGATAGCTTGGTTTATGAAGCGGGCTATTCTTATGATGCCGGTAAAAAATTACAACCGGTCATTGCAGACAGTGGCGCCACCGCAGTTTTCGTTGGTGACGACGAAATGGCTGCCGGTATCATTAATGCTAGCATGGCTTCGGGTGTAGATGTCCCTGGTGACCTAGAAGTGATTACGAGTAACGATACGATTATTACTCAGATTACGCGGCCTTCAATTACGTCAATTACCCAACCCTTATATGATATCGGGGCAGTGGCGATGCGGATGTTGACCAAATTAATGAACGATAAACCACTCGAAGAAAAGACAATCACCTTACCATATGGGATTGTCCGGCGTGATTCAACCAAATCCGCTGAATAG
- a CDS encoding Xaa-Pro peptidase family protein, whose translation MADYTNLQQVRQWTVDNHVDVTYVSDFHTISYLTGFGSDPIERTLALFVFADAEPFLFAPALEVEAIKGTGWPYPVYGYLDHEDPYALIANHITAQLTDPKVWALEAGNLTLDRFQAIQQQFPAAHFDKNLSPMIQKLRLVKTPAELEKLHVAGKWADFAFEQGFAAVKAGRTEQQIAAELQYALMKKGVMEMSFGTLVQAGTHAAEPHGATNQTQIKPNELVLFDLGVMWDGYASDASRTIAYGQPTAKQKEIYEVCLEAQLTAQAAVKPGMPAEDVDKLARDVITKAGYGDYFIHRLGHGLGQTDHEFPSIMAGNHMPLVEGMCFSIEPGIYIPGVAGVRIEDCGVVTKDGFEPFTHTSKDLKILAL comes from the coding sequence GTGGCAGATTACACCAACCTGCAACAAGTACGCCAATGGACCGTCGATAATCACGTTGACGTCACCTATGTAAGTGACTTTCACACAATTTCATATTTAACCGGATTCGGTAGTGACCCGATTGAACGAACATTAGCCTTATTCGTTTTTGCGGATGCGGAACCCTTCCTATTCGCGCCAGCTTTAGAAGTTGAAGCAATCAAAGGTACCGGCTGGCCTTACCCTGTATATGGTTATTTAGATCATGAAGATCCCTATGCTTTAATTGCCAACCATATTACGGCCCAATTAACTGACCCTAAAGTTTGGGCGTTAGAAGCTGGCAACTTAACGTTAGATCGGTTCCAAGCGATTCAACAACAATTCCCAGCAGCTCACTTCGATAAAAATCTGTCACCAATGATTCAGAAGTTACGCCTAGTCAAAACACCGGCCGAACTTGAAAAACTACACGTTGCCGGCAAATGGGCAGACTTTGCCTTTGAACAAGGCTTTGCAGCCGTCAAAGCTGGCCGGACTGAACAACAAATTGCAGCCGAACTTCAATATGCCTTAATGAAAAAAGGGGTTATGGAAATGAGTTTCGGCACGTTAGTTCAGGCAGGTACCCACGCGGCCGAACCTCATGGCGCCACCAATCAAACCCAAATCAAACCGAATGAATTAGTGCTCTTCGACTTAGGTGTGATGTGGGACGGTTATGCCTCAGACGCTTCGCGGACAATTGCTTACGGTCAACCAACTGCTAAGCAAAAAGAAATCTATGAGGTTTGTCTCGAAGCCCAGTTGACGGCCCAAGCCGCTGTTAAACCAGGAATGCCAGCTGAAGACGTCGACAAGCTAGCCCGCGATGTCATTACCAAAGCAGGCTATGGTGACTACTTCATTCACCGCCTTGGTCATGGCCTCGGCCAAACTGACCATGAATTTCCATCTATCATGGCCGGGAATCACATGCCATTAGTTGAAGGGATGTGCTTCTCAATTGAACCTGGAATCTATATTCCAGGAGTAGCCGGCGTCCGGATTGAAGACTGTGGGGTCGTTACTAAGGATGGCTTCGAACCATTCACACACACCTCCAAAGACTTGAAGATCTTAGCCCTTTAA
- a CDS encoding aldo/keto reductase family oxidoreductase: MKTIQLGSTTTSVSAVALGIMRMVSLTPTQAAQVLATVHDQGVNFIDGADIYGNGQSETTFGMALKQSGLKREDFFIQSKGGIVLDPKRSKGDLVFGQRYDFSKAHLISAVDGILERMQLDYLDAFLLHRPDVLMEPAEVAAAFDELQVAGKVRHFGVSNFNPMQVDLLQSALSQRLIVNQLQFGVMHTGPIDFGLHTNMQDNRSINHDGEIIEYSRLHQMTIQAWSPYQYGMFAGTFIDNPKFPTLNTKLQALATSRGVTKNAIATAWILRHPANMQVILGSMNPQHLTESIAGTGVNLTRQEWYDIYFAAGNDLP, from the coding sequence ATGAAAACAATTCAATTAGGATCAACGACCACGTCGGTTTCGGCTGTGGCCTTGGGCATTATGCGGATGGTGAGCTTGACACCCACTCAGGCAGCACAGGTATTAGCAACTGTCCACGATCAAGGGGTTAACTTTATTGATGGTGCCGATATTTATGGGAATGGTCAATCAGAGACGACTTTTGGGATGGCGCTTAAACAAAGTGGTTTAAAGCGTGAGGATTTCTTTATTCAATCTAAAGGTGGCATTGTGCTTGACCCCAAGCGAAGTAAGGGCGACTTAGTATTTGGACAACGGTATGATTTTTCAAAGGCCCATTTAATTTCGGCTGTCGACGGTATTTTAGAGCGCATGCAACTTGATTATTTGGATGCATTCTTATTGCATCGCCCGGATGTTCTGATGGAACCAGCTGAAGTAGCCGCAGCTTTTGATGAATTACAAGTCGCTGGCAAAGTTCGTCACTTCGGGGTATCTAACTTTAACCCAATGCAAGTGGACTTATTACAATCAGCTTTAAGTCAACGCTTAATTGTTAACCAATTACAATTTGGGGTGATGCATACTGGGCCGATCGACTTTGGTTTGCATACCAATATGCAAGATAATCGCAGTATTAATCATGACGGTGAAATCATTGAATATTCGCGGTTACACCAGATGACGATTCAGGCTTGGTCGCCTTATCAATATGGGATGTTTGCCGGAACATTTATTGATAATCCTAAGTTTCCGACCTTGAATACGAAACTGCAAGCCTTGGCAACCAGTCGCGGGGTGACTAAAAATGCGATTGCGACAGCTTGGATTCTCCGGCATCCGGCAAATATGCAAGTCATCCTTGGTTCAATGAATCCGCAACATTTAACGGAAAGTATTGCTGGGACTGGCGTAAATCTGACCCGGCAGGAATGGTATGATATTTACTTTGCTGCGGGCAATGATTTACCTTAA
- a CDS encoding YtxH domain-containing protein — MSKKGFLFGLVLGGAAITTAVMKLDADKKAALKERAQQGVADFKDRAIDYAFYANDVAADFKDEASQQFADAKQKVADFADQYQATKGEAGESFSSSLDQATDSLRSELARVEADSTDTNDDIVIDSAAAFGDSADADLATATSEATNAMPDDAESDTTNVATDADDSSITPDTTKE, encoded by the coding sequence ATGTCAAAAAAAGGATTCTTATTCGGATTAGTATTGGGTGGCGCCGCGATTACGACGGCTGTCATGAAGCTAGATGCTGATAAAAAAGCCGCTTTAAAGGAACGGGCACAACAAGGGGTGGCTGACTTTAAAGACCGGGCGATTGACTATGCCTTTTACGCTAATGATGTTGCGGCTGATTTTAAAGATGAAGCTAGCCAGCAATTTGCAGATGCTAAACAAAAAGTCGCTGATTTTGCTGATCAATATCAAGCCACTAAAGGTGAGGCGGGTGAAAGCTTCAGTTCTAGCTTAGATCAAGCTACGGATAGTTTACGCTCTGAATTAGCTCGTGTTGAAGCTGATTCAACGGACACCAATGATGATATTGTAATTGATAGCGCAGCGGCTTTTGGTGATTCAGCAGATGCTGACTTAGCTACGGCAACTAGTGAGGCGACCAACGCAATGCCAGATGATGCGGAAAGTGACACAACTAACGTGGCCACTGATGCTGATGATTCAAGCATTACGCCGGACACCACTAAAGAATAA
- a CDS encoding DUF948 domain-containing protein: MITHIAGIIAAIAFLLLVCFIGIFLVRITKTMGEVNRSLSAITDDVDALSHETEKIMSNANELLKDVNGKVATIDPAFQAMGDLGQSVSDLNAATRELTAKVGKSNEKRSKFSSASKVGKAAFDVYRNRRSKKNSEED, translated from the coding sequence ATGATTACACATATTGCGGGAATCATTGCCGCTATCGCATTCTTACTACTAGTTTGTTTCATTGGGATTTTCTTAGTGCGAATTACGAAAACGATGGGAGAAGTTAACCGGAGTTTGAGTGCCATCACGGATGATGTCGATGCACTCTCACATGAAACTGAAAAAATCATGTCCAATGCGAATGAATTATTAAAAGATGTTAATGGTAAGGTCGCCACCATTGATCCAGCGTTCCAAGCAATGGGAGACTTAGGCCAGAGTGTTTCTGATTTGAATGCAGCGACCCGTGAATTAACGGCTAAAGTTGGAAAAAGCAACGAAAAGCGCAGCAAGTTTTCAAGTGCTTCCAAGGTTGGTAAAGCGGCCTTTGATGTTTATCGGAACCGGCGATCAAAGAAAAATAGCGAGGAGGATTAA
- a CDS encoding mechanosensitive ion channel family protein translates to MFFSTHLGVNTPKQVSVWVKLAAKIDWQQILINIGGKLLEIVLFSLLFWIIDRLGKHLIHHVFLTNAQTNDTASNRISTIFTLSLNIFHYVIIFFWLYALLSVLGVPVGTLIASAGIFSVALGLGAQGFVSDIVTGFFILLEDQIDVGDYVKIETIEGTVSAIGLRTTQVTSPDGSLNFIPNRKIMIISNQSRNDMRVLIDLHINTDTPIEALATVIKATNRTLVPKYPDIIGDPDIQGVATQTDGTLVFRVQFYVKNGMQVTIQRDFLAAYLAAAQAADIQLPSPTLTLQPHSKA, encoded by the coding sequence ATGTTTTTTTCAACACACTTAGGGGTCAATACCCCCAAGCAAGTCTCCGTGTGGGTAAAACTCGCGGCTAAAATTGATTGGCAACAAATCTTAATCAACATTGGTGGTAAGCTACTCGAAATCGTACTATTCAGTTTACTCTTTTGGATCATCGACCGCTTAGGTAAACACTTGATTCATCATGTGTTTCTCACTAACGCTCAGACCAATGATACGGCTTCTAATCGTATTTCGACGATTTTCACGTTATCCTTGAACATTTTCCATTATGTGATTATCTTCTTCTGGCTCTATGCGCTCCTATCCGTTTTGGGAGTTCCTGTGGGGACCTTAATTGCCAGTGCTGGGATTTTCAGTGTTGCATTAGGCTTAGGTGCCCAAGGTTTTGTTAGTGATATCGTCACCGGATTTTTTATCTTATTAGAAGATCAAATCGACGTGGGGGATTACGTTAAGATTGAAACTATTGAAGGCACTGTCTCAGCAATTGGCCTAAGAACGACCCAAGTCACTAGTCCCGACGGTTCATTGAACTTCATTCCCAATCGTAAGATTATGATTATCAGTAATCAATCTCGCAACGATATGCGCGTTTTAATTGACTTACATATCAATACCGACACCCCGATTGAGGCCTTGGCGACTGTGATTAAAGCAACAAATCGTACTTTAGTCCCTAAGTATCCAGACATTATCGGTGACCCGGATATTCAGGGTGTGGCCACTCAAACAGATGGCACCTTAGTCTTTCGCGTGCAATTTTACGTAAAAAATGGGATGCAAGTAACCATTCAACGAGATTTTTTAGCGGCTTACTTGGCCGCAGCACAAGCAGCTGACATTCAACTCCCATCACCAACCTTAACGTTACAACCGCATTCGAAAGCTTAA